A genome region from Ctenopharyngodon idella isolate HZGC_01 chromosome 5, HZGC01, whole genome shotgun sequence includes the following:
- the dph7 gene encoding diphthine methyltransferase isoform X2 translates to MGWQSRTRTLQVFDTELSADTVEWCPLPQWSHVLACGTYQLQKGDDKTAEDSTAPSRIGRLYLFHCNPQPSFIPPLTETQRIDTPAILDLKWCHVPISERPLLGMATASGEIQLYKLMEPQQGTCGLECELRAELGPDRLALSLDWSTGRGESSDVRVVSSDSAGSLTVLSLGEASLTALCQWKAHDFEAWISAFSYWDTQIVYSGGDDCKLKGWDLRMAPSSPTFTSKRHTMGVCSIHSNPHREHILATGSYDENVLLWDGRNMKQPLSETAVGGGVWRLKWHPSQEHLLLAACMHNDFHILHCQKAMEGQDAPCPVLASYILHNSLAYGADWSRLPLSNSMPPSPQEPPQTSIGLTQSAGHLRIQYESPTASFDTSLEDDLGQYIPDHTCLLPEKSPVPDPFTSPDRDAQSLSCLMATCSFYDHMMHVWRWDWSPEKEKMPSEPTPSS, encoded by the exons ATGGGTTGGCAGTCTCGAACCCGAACCCTACAAGTGTTTGACACGGAGTTAAGCGCTGATACCGTGGAGTGGTGCCCATTACCACAGTGGTCTCATGTTCTGGCATGTGGGACTTACCAACTTCAAAAAGGCGATGATAAG ACAGCAGAAGACTCTACTGCCCCGAGCAGAATCGGTCGACTTTATCTGTTTCACTGTAATCCTCAACCATCGTTcatccctccattgacagagACTCAGAGGATAGACACTCCTGCTATACTCGACCTCAAATG GTGTCATGTGCCAATATCAGAGCGTCCGTTGTTGGGTATGGCCACAGCAAGTGGAGAAATCCAGCTGTACAAGCTTATGGAACCTCAG CAGGGCACCTGTGGTCTGGAGTGTGAGTTGAGAGCAGAGTTGGGTCCTGACAGACTGGCCTTGTCTTTAGACTGGTCCACAGGGAGAGGTGAGAG CAGTGATGTGCGTGTGGTGTCCAGTGACTCAGCCGGCTCTCTCACAGTGCTGTCTCTGGGGGAAGCCAGTTTAACTGCTTTGTGTCAGTGGAAAGCTCACGACTTTGAAGCTTGGATCTCAGCGTTTAGTTACTGGGATACTCAGATTGTTTATTCGG GTGGTGATGACTGCAAATTAAAGGGCTGGGATCTGAGAATGGCTCCCTCTTCCCCCACCTTCACCAGCAAGAG ACACACTATGGGAGTATGCAGCATACACAGTAACCCCCATCGAGAGCACATACTAGCCACCGGGAG CTATGATGAGAATGTGTTGCTCTGGGACGGGAGGAACATGAAGCAGCCCCTGAGTGAGACTGCAGTGGGTGGCGGCGTGTGGAGACTCAAGTGGCACCCCAGCCAAGAGCACCTGCTGCTAGCTGCATGTATGCATAATGATTTCCATATTCTCCACTGCCAGAAAGCTATGG AGGGACAAGATGCACCTTGTCCTGTTCTGGCCTCTTATATTCTACACAACTCTTTAGCATATGGAGCAGACTGGTCCAGACTACCCCTAAGCAACTCCATGCCCCCCTCTCCTCAAGAACCTCCCCAAACCAGCATTGGGCTCACACAGTCCGCAGGTCATCTCAGGATCCAGTATGAATCGCCCACTGCCAGCTTTGATACTTCTCTGGAGGATGACTTGGGGCAATACATACCTGACCATACCTGTCTTTTACCGGAAAAAAGTCCAGTTCCAGACCCTTTCACCAGCCCTGACAGAGATGCCCAGTCTCTGTCCTGCCTGATGGCTACCTGCTCTTTCTACGACCATATGATGCACGTTTGGAGATGGGACTGGAGCCCAGAGAAAGAAAAGATGCCGTCTGAACCCACCCCTTCTTCCTGA
- the dph7 gene encoding diphthine methyltransferase isoform X3, giving the protein MGWQSRTRTLQVFDTELSADTVEWCPLPQWSHVLACGTYQLQKGDDKQTAEDSTAPSRIGRLYLFHCNPQPSFIPPLTETQRIDTPAILDLKWCHVPISERPLLGMATASGEIQLYKLMEPQQGTCGLECELRAELGPDRLALSLDWSTGRGESDVRVVSSDSAGSLTVLSLGEASLTALCQWKAHDFEAWISAFSYWDTQIVYSGGDDCKLKGWDLRMAPSSPTFTSKRHTMGVCSIHSNPHREHILATGSYDENVLLWDGRNMKQPLSETAVGGGVWRLKWHPSQEHLLLAACMHNDFHILHCQKAMEGQDAPCPVLASYILHNSLAYGADWSRLPLSNSMPPSPQEPPQTSIGLTQSAGHLRIQYESPTASFDTSLEDDLGQYIPDHTCLLPEKSPVPDPFTSPDRDAQSLSCLMATCSFYDHMMHVWRWDWSPEKEKMPSEPTPSS; this is encoded by the exons ATGGGTTGGCAGTCTCGAACCCGAACCCTACAAGTGTTTGACACGGAGTTAAGCGCTGATACCGTGGAGTGGTGCCCATTACCACAGTGGTCTCATGTTCTGGCATGTGGGACTTACCAACTTCAAAAAGGCGATGATAAG CAGACAGCAGAAGACTCTACTGCCCCGAGCAGAATCGGTCGACTTTATCTGTTTCACTGTAATCCTCAACCATCGTTcatccctccattgacagagACTCAGAGGATAGACACTCCTGCTATACTCGACCTCAAATG GTGTCATGTGCCAATATCAGAGCGTCCGTTGTTGGGTATGGCCACAGCAAGTGGAGAAATCCAGCTGTACAAGCTTATGGAACCTCAG CAGGGCACCTGTGGTCTGGAGTGTGAGTTGAGAGCAGAGTTGGGTCCTGACAGACTGGCCTTGTCTTTAGACTGGTCCACAGGGAGAGGTGAGAG TGATGTGCGTGTGGTGTCCAGTGACTCAGCCGGCTCTCTCACAGTGCTGTCTCTGGGGGAAGCCAGTTTAACTGCTTTGTGTCAGTGGAAAGCTCACGACTTTGAAGCTTGGATCTCAGCGTTTAGTTACTGGGATACTCAGATTGTTTATTCGG GTGGTGATGACTGCAAATTAAAGGGCTGGGATCTGAGAATGGCTCCCTCTTCCCCCACCTTCACCAGCAAGAG ACACACTATGGGAGTATGCAGCATACACAGTAACCCCCATCGAGAGCACATACTAGCCACCGGGAG CTATGATGAGAATGTGTTGCTCTGGGACGGGAGGAACATGAAGCAGCCCCTGAGTGAGACTGCAGTGGGTGGCGGCGTGTGGAGACTCAAGTGGCACCCCAGCCAAGAGCACCTGCTGCTAGCTGCATGTATGCATAATGATTTCCATATTCTCCACTGCCAGAAAGCTATGG AGGGACAAGATGCACCTTGTCCTGTTCTGGCCTCTTATATTCTACACAACTCTTTAGCATATGGAGCAGACTGGTCCAGACTACCCCTAAGCAACTCCATGCCCCCCTCTCCTCAAGAACCTCCCCAAACCAGCATTGGGCTCACACAGTCCGCAGGTCATCTCAGGATCCAGTATGAATCGCCCACTGCCAGCTTTGATACTTCTCTGGAGGATGACTTGGGGCAATACATACCTGACCATACCTGTCTTTTACCGGAAAAAAGTCCAGTTCCAGACCCTTTCACCAGCCCTGACAGAGATGCCCAGTCTCTGTCCTGCCTGATGGCTACCTGCTCTTTCTACGACCATATGATGCACGTTTGGAGATGGGACTGGAGCCCAGAGAAAGAAAAGATGCCGTCTGAACCCACCCCTTCTTCCTGA
- the dph7 gene encoding diphthine methyltransferase isoform X1 translates to MGWQSRTRTLQVFDTELSADTVEWCPLPQWSHVLACGTYQLQKGDDKQTAEDSTAPSRIGRLYLFHCNPQPSFIPPLTETQRIDTPAILDLKWCHVPISERPLLGMATASGEIQLYKLMEPQQGTCGLECELRAELGPDRLALSLDWSTGRGESSDVRVVSSDSAGSLTVLSLGEASLTALCQWKAHDFEAWISAFSYWDTQIVYSGGDDCKLKGWDLRMAPSSPTFTSKRHTMGVCSIHSNPHREHILATGSYDENVLLWDGRNMKQPLSETAVGGGVWRLKWHPSQEHLLLAACMHNDFHILHCQKAMEGQDAPCPVLASYILHNSLAYGADWSRLPLSNSMPPSPQEPPQTSIGLTQSAGHLRIQYESPTASFDTSLEDDLGQYIPDHTCLLPEKSPVPDPFTSPDRDAQSLSCLMATCSFYDHMMHVWRWDWSPEKEKMPSEPTPSS, encoded by the exons ATGGGTTGGCAGTCTCGAACCCGAACCCTACAAGTGTTTGACACGGAGTTAAGCGCTGATACCGTGGAGTGGTGCCCATTACCACAGTGGTCTCATGTTCTGGCATGTGGGACTTACCAACTTCAAAAAGGCGATGATAAG CAGACAGCAGAAGACTCTACTGCCCCGAGCAGAATCGGTCGACTTTATCTGTTTCACTGTAATCCTCAACCATCGTTcatccctccattgacagagACTCAGAGGATAGACACTCCTGCTATACTCGACCTCAAATG GTGTCATGTGCCAATATCAGAGCGTCCGTTGTTGGGTATGGCCACAGCAAGTGGAGAAATCCAGCTGTACAAGCTTATGGAACCTCAG CAGGGCACCTGTGGTCTGGAGTGTGAGTTGAGAGCAGAGTTGGGTCCTGACAGACTGGCCTTGTCTTTAGACTGGTCCACAGGGAGAGGTGAGAG CAGTGATGTGCGTGTGGTGTCCAGTGACTCAGCCGGCTCTCTCACAGTGCTGTCTCTGGGGGAAGCCAGTTTAACTGCTTTGTGTCAGTGGAAAGCTCACGACTTTGAAGCTTGGATCTCAGCGTTTAGTTACTGGGATACTCAGATTGTTTATTCGG GTGGTGATGACTGCAAATTAAAGGGCTGGGATCTGAGAATGGCTCCCTCTTCCCCCACCTTCACCAGCAAGAG ACACACTATGGGAGTATGCAGCATACACAGTAACCCCCATCGAGAGCACATACTAGCCACCGGGAG CTATGATGAGAATGTGTTGCTCTGGGACGGGAGGAACATGAAGCAGCCCCTGAGTGAGACTGCAGTGGGTGGCGGCGTGTGGAGACTCAAGTGGCACCCCAGCCAAGAGCACCTGCTGCTAGCTGCATGTATGCATAATGATTTCCATATTCTCCACTGCCAGAAAGCTATGG AGGGACAAGATGCACCTTGTCCTGTTCTGGCCTCTTATATTCTACACAACTCTTTAGCATATGGAGCAGACTGGTCCAGACTACCCCTAAGCAACTCCATGCCCCCCTCTCCTCAAGAACCTCCCCAAACCAGCATTGGGCTCACACAGTCCGCAGGTCATCTCAGGATCCAGTATGAATCGCCCACTGCCAGCTTTGATACTTCTCTGGAGGATGACTTGGGGCAATACATACCTGACCATACCTGTCTTTTACCGGAAAAAAGTCCAGTTCCAGACCCTTTCACCAGCCCTGACAGAGATGCCCAGTCTCTGTCCTGCCTGATGGCTACCTGCTCTTTCTACGACCATATGATGCACGTTTGGAGATGGGACTGGAGCCCAGAGAAAGAAAAGATGCCGTCTGAACCCACCCCTTCTTCCTGA
- the dph7 gene encoding diphthine methyltransferase isoform X5 yields the protein MGWQSRTRTLQVFDTELSADTVEWCPLPQWSHVLACGTYQLQKGDDKTAEDSTAPSRIGRLYLFHCNPQPSFIPPLTETQRIDTPAILDLKWCHVPISERPLLGMATASGEIQLYKLMEPQQGTCGLECELRAELGPDRLALSLDWSTGRGESDVRVVSSDSAGSLTVLSLGEASLTALCQWKAHDFEAWISAFSYWDTQIVYSGGDDCKLKGWDLRMAPSSPTFTSKRHTMGVCSIHSNPHREHILATGSYDENVLLWDGRNMKQPLSETAVGGGVWRLKWHPSQEHLLLAACMHNDFHILHCQKAMEGQDAPCPVLASYILHNSLAYGADWSRLPLSNSMPPSPQEPPQTSIGLTQSAGHLRIQYESPTASFDTSLEDDLGQYIPDHTCLLPEKSPVPDPFTSPDRDAQSLSCLMATCSFYDHMMHVWRWDWSPEKEKMPSEPTPSS from the exons ATGGGTTGGCAGTCTCGAACCCGAACCCTACAAGTGTTTGACACGGAGTTAAGCGCTGATACCGTGGAGTGGTGCCCATTACCACAGTGGTCTCATGTTCTGGCATGTGGGACTTACCAACTTCAAAAAGGCGATGATAAG ACAGCAGAAGACTCTACTGCCCCGAGCAGAATCGGTCGACTTTATCTGTTTCACTGTAATCCTCAACCATCGTTcatccctccattgacagagACTCAGAGGATAGACACTCCTGCTATACTCGACCTCAAATG GTGTCATGTGCCAATATCAGAGCGTCCGTTGTTGGGTATGGCCACAGCAAGTGGAGAAATCCAGCTGTACAAGCTTATGGAACCTCAG CAGGGCACCTGTGGTCTGGAGTGTGAGTTGAGAGCAGAGTTGGGTCCTGACAGACTGGCCTTGTCTTTAGACTGGTCCACAGGGAGAGGTGAGAG TGATGTGCGTGTGGTGTCCAGTGACTCAGCCGGCTCTCTCACAGTGCTGTCTCTGGGGGAAGCCAGTTTAACTGCTTTGTGTCAGTGGAAAGCTCACGACTTTGAAGCTTGGATCTCAGCGTTTAGTTACTGGGATACTCAGATTGTTTATTCGG GTGGTGATGACTGCAAATTAAAGGGCTGGGATCTGAGAATGGCTCCCTCTTCCCCCACCTTCACCAGCAAGAG ACACACTATGGGAGTATGCAGCATACACAGTAACCCCCATCGAGAGCACATACTAGCCACCGGGAG CTATGATGAGAATGTGTTGCTCTGGGACGGGAGGAACATGAAGCAGCCCCTGAGTGAGACTGCAGTGGGTGGCGGCGTGTGGAGACTCAAGTGGCACCCCAGCCAAGAGCACCTGCTGCTAGCTGCATGTATGCATAATGATTTCCATATTCTCCACTGCCAGAAAGCTATGG AGGGACAAGATGCACCTTGTCCTGTTCTGGCCTCTTATATTCTACACAACTCTTTAGCATATGGAGCAGACTGGTCCAGACTACCCCTAAGCAACTCCATGCCCCCCTCTCCTCAAGAACCTCCCCAAACCAGCATTGGGCTCACACAGTCCGCAGGTCATCTCAGGATCCAGTATGAATCGCCCACTGCCAGCTTTGATACTTCTCTGGAGGATGACTTGGGGCAATACATACCTGACCATACCTGTCTTTTACCGGAAAAAAGTCCAGTTCCAGACCCTTTCACCAGCCCTGACAGAGATGCCCAGTCTCTGTCCTGCCTGATGGCTACCTGCTCTTTCTACGACCATATGATGCACGTTTGGAGATGGGACTGGAGCCCAGAGAAAGAAAAGATGCCGTCTGAACCCACCCCTTCTTCCTGA
- the dph7 gene encoding diphthine methyltransferase isoform X4: MATASGEIQLYKLMEPQQGTCGLECELRAELGPDRLALSLDWSTGRGESSDVRVVSSDSAGSLTVLSLGEASLTALCQWKAHDFEAWISAFSYWDTQIVYSGGDDCKLKGWDLRMAPSSPTFTSKRHTMGVCSIHSNPHREHILATGSYDENVLLWDGRNMKQPLSETAVGGGVWRLKWHPSQEHLLLAACMHNDFHILHCQKAMEGQDAPCPVLASYILHNSLAYGADWSRLPLSNSMPPSPQEPPQTSIGLTQSAGHLRIQYESPTASFDTSLEDDLGQYIPDHTCLLPEKSPVPDPFTSPDRDAQSLSCLMATCSFYDHMMHVWRWDWSPEKEKMPSEPTPSS; the protein is encoded by the exons ATGGCCACAGCAAGTGGAGAAATCCAGCTGTACAAGCTTATGGAACCTCAG CAGGGCACCTGTGGTCTGGAGTGTGAGTTGAGAGCAGAGTTGGGTCCTGACAGACTGGCCTTGTCTTTAGACTGGTCCACAGGGAGAGGTGAGAG CAGTGATGTGCGTGTGGTGTCCAGTGACTCAGCCGGCTCTCTCACAGTGCTGTCTCTGGGGGAAGCCAGTTTAACTGCTTTGTGTCAGTGGAAAGCTCACGACTTTGAAGCTTGGATCTCAGCGTTTAGTTACTGGGATACTCAGATTGTTTATTCGG GTGGTGATGACTGCAAATTAAAGGGCTGGGATCTGAGAATGGCTCCCTCTTCCCCCACCTTCACCAGCAAGAG ACACACTATGGGAGTATGCAGCATACACAGTAACCCCCATCGAGAGCACATACTAGCCACCGGGAG CTATGATGAGAATGTGTTGCTCTGGGACGGGAGGAACATGAAGCAGCCCCTGAGTGAGACTGCAGTGGGTGGCGGCGTGTGGAGACTCAAGTGGCACCCCAGCCAAGAGCACCTGCTGCTAGCTGCATGTATGCATAATGATTTCCATATTCTCCACTGCCAGAAAGCTATGG AGGGACAAGATGCACCTTGTCCTGTTCTGGCCTCTTATATTCTACACAACTCTTTAGCATATGGAGCAGACTGGTCCAGACTACCCCTAAGCAACTCCATGCCCCCCTCTCCTCAAGAACCTCCCCAAACCAGCATTGGGCTCACACAGTCCGCAGGTCATCTCAGGATCCAGTATGAATCGCCCACTGCCAGCTTTGATACTTCTCTGGAGGATGACTTGGGGCAATACATACCTGACCATACCTGTCTTTTACCGGAAAAAAGTCCAGTTCCAGACCCTTTCACCAGCCCTGACAGAGATGCCCAGTCTCTGTCCTGCCTGATGGCTACCTGCTCTTTCTACGACCATATGATGCACGTTTGGAGATGGGACTGGAGCCCAGAGAAAGAAAAGATGCCGTCTGAACCCACCCCTTCTTCCTGA
- the mrpl41 gene encoding 39S ribosomal protein L41, mitochondrial produces the protein MGVLSALTRGLVRGADRMAEFTSKRGPRTFYKSRGARPTGVLTSSRKFIPVQAMIPQFVVPNLEGFNLKPYVSYKTPAGTEEPMTPEKLFSQVVAPQIERDIEEGVFNEENLEKYGLEKTQDGKLFKLHPKNFVR, from the coding sequence ATGGGGGTGCTGTCAGCGCTGACGCGGGGGCTCGTGAGAGGAGCTGACAGAATGGCAGAGTTCACGAGCAAGCGTGGGCCCAGGACATTCTACAAGAGCAGAGGCGCGAGACCCACTGGAGTCCTCACTTCCAGCAGAAAGTTCATACCTGTACAGGCCATGATACCACAGTTTGTGGTGCCTAATCTGGAAGGATTTAACCTGAAACCCTACGTGTCATACAAGACCCCGGCAGGGACAGAAGAGCCCATGACTCCAGAGAAGCTCTTCAGTCAGGTGGTGGCCCCACAGATCGAGAGAGACATTGAGGAAGGCGTTTTCAATGAGGAGAACCTTGAGAAATATGGATTGGAGAAAACACAGGATGGAAAGCTGTTCAAGTTGCATCCCAAGAACTTTGTTCGTTAG
- the paxx gene encoding protein PAXX translates to MDQNNSESKSVLCTLLDKNDQSKYVFFTQKRSAGDINIGFTNGEDVWKTHLSEEILSQLFKKFALKSTEDYTFKLKCACKAGRAFVKLQEDSAVLHLGAEPTDLSLSLSKLTDSEGRTEVKDLLFKMADSLQQLESQGASSSFSPVKSAQKKSSEYEPRNQHKGPIVAVRKRLPGDSLINPGTKRKKPATGVAFDDGDDE, encoded by the exons ATGGATCAGAATAACTCCGAGTCCAAATCTGTCCTCTGCACATTGCTGGATAAAAACGATCAGTCCAAGTATGTGTTTTTTACGCAAAAGCGATCAGCAGGAGACATAAACATAGG ATTTACCAATGGTGAAGATGTTTGGAAAACTCATCTTTCAGAGGAGATTCTGTCCCAGCTT TTTAAGAAGTTTGCATTAAAGTCCACAGAGGATTATACCTTCAAGCTCAA ATGTGCATGTAAGGCAGGCAGAGCATTTGTGAAGCTGCAGGAGGACAGTGCTGTGCTGCATTTAGGAGCTGAACCTACAGACCTCAGTCTGTCTCTTTCAAAACTCACCGACTCCGAGGGAAGGACAGAAGTCAAGGACCTGCTTTTTAAAATGGCTGACAGCCTGCAACAGCTAGAAAGTCAAG gTGCTTCATCTTCTTTTAGTCCAGTCAAGAGTGCTCAGAAGAAGAGTTCTG aatATGAACCTAGAAATCAGCACAAGGGTCCTATAGTAGCAGTTAGAAAACGTCTTCCTGGGGATTCTCTCATCAACCCAGGAAcaaaaag AAAGAAACCTGCAACAGGTGTGGCCTTTGATGATGGAGATGATGAATGA